AAGACGGTGTCCGGCCTGATCCGCTACCAGCCCAAGGGCGAGCCGTCGGACTGGGCGGCGGCCGCGAAGGAGATTCTCGCCAGCGAGCATCCCGACGTGATCGTGGTGATGCTCGGCCTGCACGACCGCATTCCGATCCACGAGAAGGTCGAGAAGACCGAGAAGGACAAGAAGAAGGGCAAGAAAGGCGCGAAGGAGAAGGACGACAAATCGGATCAGAACAAGGCCGACGCGAACAAGCCGGGCGAGGGCGAAGCCGCGCCGCCGGATACGGCCAACTCCGACGACGAGGAAGACGCGGCCCCCCCAGAGAAGACCGCGCCCGCCGCCAACGGCATCGCCAATTTCCGCGATCCGCGCTGGGTCGAGCTTTACAACCGGAAGATCGAGGAATTGATCGGCATCCTGAAAGCCAGGGGCGTGCCGGTGCTGTGGGTCGGCCTGCCGGCCATACGCGGCACCAAGTCGACCTCCGACATGCTGTTCCTCGATGCGTTGTATCGCGACGCCGCCGGCAAGGCGGGCATCACCTATGTCGATGTCTGGGACGGCTTCGTCGATGACGGGGGACGCTATTTGCAGCAGGGCCCGGACTTCGAGGGCCAGATCCGCCGCCTGCGTTCCTATGATGGCGTGTTCTTCACCAAGGCGGGCGCGCGCAAGCTCGCCCATTACACCGAGCGCGAGATTCGCCGCGTGCTGGCCGCGCGCTCCTCGCCGCTGTCGCTGCCGAGCGAAGCGCCGGACAACAGCGTCAACGTCAAGCCGGGCGTGGCCGGTCCGCGTCCGATGGCGGGGCCGGTGGTGCCGCTGGTGGCGCCGTCCGTCAGCGCGGACCAGTTGCTCGGCGGTGCGGGCTCGCGGCCCGCGGCGGTCGATGCGTTGGCTGCGCGCACGCTGGTGAAGGGCGAACCACTCTCGCCGCCGGCCGGGCGCGCCGATGATTTCAGTTGGCCGCGCCAGGAGATCGGCCGGCTCGAAGCGCCGCCGACGCCGCCGGGCAAGGACGCCATCGCCACGCTCGATGGCGACAAGCCCGCCGCGCCGAAGCCGAAGCGGCGCGCGCCGCCGGCGACGTCGAGCAACGGCTTCTTCGATCCCGGCCGGATGCTGCCGCAGCGGCAGCGTCCGATCGCGCCCTCGGCCGCGAGCTCCGGATTCTTTTTCTTCCGCTAAAAATATATCGCTTTTCGACGGAACTTGCGGGTGACTGCGCGAAGGGCATTGACGGACAGGCGTATTTCAACTTGTGCCTTGTTTCCGGCATGTTTTTCACATTTTCGCCGCGCGATTGAAAATATCGTTTCCGGAACGCCCGCTCTCCTTGCCGGTTAACCTGCGTCAATCGATCAAGGGAGACAGGTCATGAAGATGAAGACAATGCTCGCGGTCACGGCTCTGGTGTTGGCGCCTGCCTTGGCTCAAGCGCAGGACGTGGTTCGCGACAGCGCGCGCGGCGGCGCGGAAGCGGGTGGCGCGGTGCTCGGCGCGCCGGGCGCGATTGTCGGCGGCACGGTCGGCGCCGCCGTCGGAACCGCCGTGGCGATCCCGGATGCCGTGATCACCTCGGTGCGCGGCGAGCGCGTGCCGTCGGTCGTGGTGCATGAGCGGATCGCGGTGGGCGAGCCGCTGCCGGAGATGGTGGTGCTGCATGAGGTGCCGCGTTATCGCGAGTATCGCTATGCCGTGGTCAACGACCAGCGCGTGATCGTCGATCCGCGCACCCGCCGGATCATTCGCGTCATCGAGTAAGCCTGCGGT
The nucleotide sequence above comes from [Pseudomonas] carboxydohydrogena. Encoded proteins:
- a CDS encoding DUF1236 domain-containing protein translates to MKTMLAVTALVLAPALAQAQDVVRDSARGGAEAGGAVLGAPGAIVGGTVGAAVGTAVAIPDAVITSVRGERVPSVVVHERIAVGEPLPEMVVLHEVPRYREYRYAVVNDQRVIVDPRTRRIIRVIE
- a CDS encoding DUF459 domain-containing protein, translating into MRFWRRYIRRESAVLAAFAVAGLLAFGMAQPASAQLFDFGFGNRRPVPPRGVPQGGGGFFPSFRDGFFGDRPQQAQPQQPRVDYSRPPAPDKRDTPAEQNVLVIGDAMADWLAYGLEDALAETPELGVIRKAKTVSGLIRYQPKGEPSDWAAAAKEILASEHPDVIVVMLGLHDRIPIHEKVEKTEKDKKKGKKGAKEKDDKSDQNKADANKPGEGEAAPPDTANSDDEEDAAPPEKTAPAANGIANFRDPRWVELYNRKIEELIGILKARGVPVLWVGLPAIRGTKSTSDMLFLDALYRDAAGKAGITYVDVWDGFVDDGGRYLQQGPDFEGQIRRLRSYDGVFFTKAGARKLAHYTEREIRRVLAARSSPLSLPSEAPDNSVNVKPGVAGPRPMAGPVVPLVAPSVSADQLLGGAGSRPAAVDALAARTLVKGEPLSPPAGRADDFSWPRQEIGRLEAPPTPPGKDAIATLDGDKPAAPKPKRRAPPATSSNGFFDPGRMLPQRQRPIAPSAASSGFFFFR